The genomic segment GGGAGCTTTGCCTGGTGAAGGTGCACGTGGCCGGGGTGGAGGAAAGATTGGCGGTGAAGGACATCCAGGAGGCCTTCCGGGCCCGGGTGGTGGACGTGGCCCAGCGGAGCCTGATCCTGGAGCTCACCGGGGACTCGGGGAAGATAGACTCTTTCCTGGAGGCCTTAAGGCCCTACGGGATCCTCGAGGTCATGCGCACCGGAGCCGTGGCCATGAGCCGCGGGGAGCGCACCCTCAAGGTCAGGGAAAAACGGGAGGCGGTATGAAGATCTACTACGAGCACGATGCGGACCTAGGCTTCATCCAAGGCAAGAAGGTGGCGGTGCTGGGCTTCGGCTCCCAGGGGCACGCCCACGCCCTGAACCTACGGGACTCCGGGGTGGACGTGCGGGTGGGGCTCAGGCCCGGCTCCAGGAGCGCTGCCCGGGCGGAGGCGGCGGGGCTTCGGGCGCTGCCCACCCCCGAGGCGGTGCGGGAGGCGGACGTCGTCATGGTCCTCCTCCCCGACGAGACCCAGGGAAAGGTGTACCGGGAGGAGATCGAGCCCAACCTCAAGGAGGGGGCGGCCCTGGCCTTCGCCCACGGCTTCAACGTCCACTTCGGCCAGATCCGGCCCCGGCGGGACCTGGACGTCTGGATGGTGGCCCCCAAGGGGCCGGGCCACCTGGTGCGGAGCGAGTACCAGAGGGGAAGCGGGGTCCCCGCCCTGGTGGCGGTGCACCAGGACGCCTCCGGTTCCGCCTTCCCCACCGCCTTGGCCTACGCCAAGGCCATCGGGGCGGCCCGGGCCGGGGTCATCCCCACTACCTTCAAGGACGAGACGGAGACCGACCTCTTCGGGGAGCAGGCGGTGCTCTGCGGGGGGCTTACCCGGCTCATCCAGGCGGGGTTTGAAACCCTGGTGGAGGCGGGCTACCCCCCGGAGATGGCCTACTTTGAGACGGTGCACGAGGTGAAGCTCATCGTGGACCTCATCTACGAGGCGGGGCTTAGGGGGATGCGCTACTCCATCTCCAACACCGCGGAGTACGGGGACTACACCCGGGGCGACCTCGCCGTCCCCCTGGAGGAGACCAAAAGGCGGATGCGGGAGATCCTGCGCCAGGTCCAGACGGGGGAGTTCGCCCGGGAGTGGATGCTGGAGAACCAGGCGGGCCAGCCCGTCCTGGAGGCGGGCCGCAAGCGCTGGGGGGCGCACCCCATCGAAGAGGTGGGGGCTAGGCTGCGGGCCATGATGCCCTTCCTGCGGGCGAGGGTACTGGAGGAGGTGGGCTAGCCAAGGCGATAAGGCCCCCCTCCTGGGGGGGTTGGTGTTTTGAGGGAGGGAGGAAGATGGAAGAGCGGCACATCCGGATCTTTGACACCACGCTGAGGGACGGGGAGCAGAGCCCAGGGGTGGCCCTTTCCCTGGACCAGAAACTGGAGATCGCCCACGCCCTGGCCCGGCTCGGGGTGGACATCCTCGAGGCGGGCTTCCCCGTATCCGGGCCCTTGGAGTTCGAGGCGGTAAGGCGGATCGCCGAGGAGGTAAGGGGCCCCGTCATCGCCGCCCTGGCCCGCACCCACACCCTGGACATCGACCAGGCGGCCAGGGCCCTGGAAAAGGCGGAGAAGCCCAGGATCCACGTCTTCACCTCCGCCTCCAGGATCCACCTGGAGCACATGCTGAGGAAGACGGAGGAGGAGGTCCTGGAGATGGCGGACCGGATGGTCCGCTACGCCCGGCGCTACGTGGACGACGTGGAGTTCAGCGCCCAGGACGTGATGCGGGCGGACTGGGACTTCGTGAAAAGGCTCTACGAGGTGGCCATCGAGGCCGGGGCCACCACGGTCAACATCCCCGACACCACGGGCTACGGCACCCCCGGGGAGTACGGGGCCCTCATCCGGCGCATCCGCGACGAGGTGGTGCGGGGCCGGGAGGTGGTCATCTCCACCCACACCCACGACGACCTGGGCCTGGCCACGGCCAACGCCCTGGCGGGGATCGAGAACGGGGCGGGCCAGGTGGAGTGCACGGTGAACGGCATCGGGGAGCGGGCGGGGAACACCTCCTTGGAGGAGGTGGTCATGGCCCTCTACGTGCGCCGGGACTGGTACCGGGCCTACACCCGCATCAACACCCGGGAGATCTACCGGGTCTCCCGCCTGGTGGAGCGCTACACCGGCATGCCCGTGCCCCCCAACAAGGCCATCGTGGGGGACAACGCCTTCGCCCACGAGTCCGGCATCCACCAGGACGGGGTCTTGAAGCACCGCTCCACCTACGAGATCATGGACGCGGAGCTCATCGGCAGGCGGCCCGCGGTGATCGTCCTCGGCAAGCACTCGGGGCGGGCGGCCTTCAAGAAGGCCCTGGAGGACCTGGGCTACGGGGACCTCGGCGAGGAAGACCTCAAGCTCCTCTTCGCCCGCTTCAAGGAGATCGCCGAGAAGAAGGGCCCCCTCTCCGCCGAGGAGCTCCAGGCCCTGGTGGAGAGCGAGCGGGAGCCCGCCTCCCACTTCTTCGCCCTGGAGCACGTGCAGTTCTTCTCCGGCTCGGGGCTCCTGCCCACGGCCACGGTGAAGGTGAAGACCCCGGAGGGGGTGAAGGTGGCCACCCACACCGGGGACGGGCCGGTGGACGCGGTCTACAAGGCCATCCAGGAGGCCATCGCCCTCAGGCCGGAGCTGGAGCTCTACCGGGTGGAGGCGGTGACGGGCTCCACCGAGGCCCTGGGCCAGGTGACGGTGCGGTTGCGCCTGGGGGAGCTCCAGGCGGTGGGGGTGGGGGTCTCCCCGGACATCATCGAGGCCTCGGCCCGGGCCTTCCTGGACGCCGCGGGGAAGCTGGCCTCGGGCCGGGCCACCCGCCACCCCCCCTCCCTGGCGGAGGTGCAGGCCGGGGGCGCGGGGTCCTAGGGCCCAGGTGGCCTGCGCCGCCAAGGGGGGCCGGATGGTGGAGATCCTGGACACCACCCTGAGGGACGGGACGCAAGGGGAGGGGATCAGCCTCTCCGTGGACGACAAGGTGGCCATCGCCAGGCGCCTCGCCGCCTTCGGCATCCCCCTCATCGAGGGGGGCTGGCCGGGGTCCAACCCCAAGGACGCGGAGTTCTTCCGGCGGATGAAGGGGGTGGACCTGGGGGAAGCCCGCCTCGCCGCCTTCGGGGCCACCAGGCGGAAGGGCCTCCTCCCCGAGGAGGACCCCTCGGTCCTGGCCCTCCTGGAGGCGGACACCCCGGTGGTGGTCCTCTTCGGCAAGAGCTGGACCCTGCACGTTTTGGAGGCCCTGGAAACCACCCTGGAGGAGAACCTCCGCATGGTCCGGGACACGGTGGCCTTCTTCGCGAAGCGGGGCAAGCGGGTGGTCTACGACGCGGAGCACTTCTTCGACGGGTACAAGGAGGACCCCGGCTACGCCCTGGCCACCCTGGAGGCCGCCCGGGAAGGGGGGGCGGACACCCTGGTCCTCTGCGACACCAACGGGGGCACCCTCCCCGAGGAGGTCTACGCCATCACCAAGGCCGTGGTGGAGCGCTTTCCCGGGGTGAGGGTGGGCATCCACCCCCACAACGACGCGGAGCTGGCGGTGGCCAACGCCCTGGCGGCGGTCAGGGCCGGGGCCACCCACGCCCAGGGCACGGTCAACGGGTACGGGGAGCGGTGCGGCAACCTGAACCTCACGAGCTTCCTCCCCGCCCTGGTCTTCAAGTACAAGATCCCCGCCCTACCTCCGGAAAGGCTGAGGGAGCTTAAGGAACTTTCCCACTTCGTGGACGAACGGGCCAACCAGACCCCGAACCGCCGCGCCCCCTACGTGGGGGAGGCGGCCTTCGCCCACAAGGCGGGGGTGCACGTTTCCGCGGTCCTCAAGAACCCCCGCACCTACGAGCACATTCCTCCGGAGTGGGTGGGGAATAGCCGCCGCTTCCTGGTGTCCGATGTGGCGGGGCGCTCCAACCTCCTGGCCAAGCTCCAGGAGCTGGGGGTGGATCTTTCCAGGGAGGAGGCCCAGCGCCTCCTGGACGAGGTCAAGGCCCTGGAGTACGAGGGCTACGCCTTCGAGGGGGCGGAGGCCAGCTTCTACCTCCTGGCCCACCGCCTTAGAGGGGGACGCCTGCCCTTCAGCGTGGAGGGGTTTTCCGTCTTCGTCCACGGCTCGGGCCTCGCCGCCGCCTGGGCCGAGGCCACGGTGCGGGTCAGGGTGGGGGAGAGCCTGCAGCACACCGCCGCCGAGAGCCCCTCGGGGCCGGTTTCCGCCCTGGATAAGGCCTTCCGCCAGGCGGTCTTGCAGTTTTACCCGGAGCTGGCCGACGTGGAGCTCACCGACTACAAGGTGCGCATCCTGGCGGGCCAGGAGGCGGGGACGGGCTCAGGGGTGCGGGTGATGGTGGAGATGCGCCGGGGTGGGGAGCGCTTCGGCACCGTGGGGGCCAGCGAGAACATCCTCGAGGCCTCCCTCAAGGCCCTCACCGAGGGCTACGCCTACGCCCTCCTCTACCCGGTGGGGGAGGCTACGCCCAGGGGAGGCTGACCTCCGGGAAGTGGAGGGGGCTTGCCGCCTCGGTGGGGGAGAGGAGGCGGATGGCCCGGTACCGCCCCTCACGGGGCTCGCGGTAGACCTCCAGGAGGTCCTCCTTCAGGTTCACCAGCCAGACCTCGGGGATCCCGGCTTCGGCGTAGAGGGGAAGCTTCACCTCCCGGTCGAACCCCAAGGAGGTGTCGGCCACCTCGATGAGGAGGAGGACGTCCTCGGGCGTGGGGTGCCGATCCCGATAACGGCTGAGGGGGGGCTTGAGCACCAGGAGGTCCGGCTCGGGTTCGGAGTCCTCGCAAAGCCGTAGGGGGTTTTGCACCATGATCACCGCTTTACCCCTCAGGGCCTCCTGCAAACGCTCGTCCAGTTGGGCAACCGCGAAGGCGTGCTTGGGTCCAATCGGGCTCATCTGGTAGACCTCTCCCCTTAAAAGCTCCACCCGAGGGACATCCCGGAAGGCCCGCTCAAACTCCTCCACGCGAAAGCGGTAGCGGGTGGCCATACCCTCATTATGCTCCTTGGCCCGAGTAGTGCTTTAGCCCCATGCGCCACAAGAGCCGCCCGAGGAGGAAGAAGGCCACCCCCCAGAGGAGCATCACCCAGACGCCGGGGAAGAGGGCCACCTCCTGCCCCGCCAGGAGGGCGGCGGGCAGGTAGACGAGGTAGGGGAAGGGGGTGAGGAGGGCGAGGTGCCGGAGGGGTTCGGGGAAGACCTCCAGGGGGGCGATGGTCCCCGAGAGGAAGAGGAGGAGGAGGAAGAAGACCTCCTCCAGGGCGCTGGCCCGCTCGCTCCAGAAGGCCAGGAGGGCCACCGCGTACTGCATGAGAAAACGGAGGAGGAAGGCCAGGAGGGTGAAGAGGAGCCCGAGGAGGAAGGGGAGGGGTTCCGGGGTGAAGCGGGCCTCGGGGAAGAGCCAGAAGAAGAAGAGGGTGAGGAGGACGACGAAGGGGAGCCGGGCCAGGCGCTCCGCCGCGTGGGCCGCCAGGTGGACGAAGAAGGGGTCCAGGGGCCTCAGGAGGTGGAAGGAGAGGCGGCCTTCCACCACGTCCCGCTCGAACTCCCAGACCACCCAGACCACCGTGGCCTGGCGCACCAGGAAGACCATGAGGAAGTAGCGGGCGAACTCCCCCGGGCTTAAGGGGAAGTCCCCTCCCCGGGCGGCCTCGGTCCAGACCCCGAGGAGGATGAGGGGCAGGGCCCCCGCCAGGGCCCATAGGAAGAGCTCCGCCCGGTACTCCAGCATGTAGGCCAGGTAGACGGAGAGGAGGGTTCTGGCCTTCCTCATGCCCCCTCCGCCGGGACCGGATTCTGGAAGACCCGGGCGATGACCTCCTCCAGGGGGGGCTCCCGGACCTCGAGGTCCTCCACGGGAAGCCTATTGAGGATCTCCCCCACCCTTTCCGTGAGCCTCTCCCGGGGTACCAGGAGCCTTGCTTCCCGCCCCTCCAGCTCCCGCACCTCCCCGAAGGGGGCCAGGGCCTCCCGGGGGAGGGGTGCTTTCAGGGTGAGCCCCACCTCCCGGTAAGGGGCGAAGCGCTCCAAGAGCCCTTCCAAGGCTCCGTCGTAGAGGAGCCTTCCCTGGTGGATGACGAGGACCCTCTCGCAGAGGGCGGCGATGTCCGCCATGTAGTGGCTGGTGAGGAGGACCGTGGCCCCAAAGCGCCGGTTGTACTCCCGCACGAACTCCCGCACCGCCACCTGGGCGTTCACGTCCAGGCCCAGGGTGGGCTCGTCCAGGAAGAGCACCTGAGGCCGATGGAGGAGGGCCGCCAGGAGCTCGGCCTTCATCCTCTCCCCCAGGGAGAGCTTGCGCACCGGCTGGTGGAGCTTTTCCGTGAGGGCCAGCATCTCGGCGAGCTCCAGTACCCGCCTTCGGAACTCGGCCTCGGGGATCTCGTAGATGGCGGCGTTCAGGCGGAAGGTGTCCACGGCGGGCAGGTCCCAGATGAGCTGCTGCTTGTTGCCCATCACCAGGGTGATCTTTTTCAAGAAGGCCTTCTCCCGCCGCCAGGGCACGTGCCCCGCCACCAGGGCCTGGCCCCTTGTGGGGTGAATGAGGCCGGTGAGCATCTTCAGGGTGGTGGTCTTGCCCGCCCCGTTGGGGCCGAGGAACCCCACCACCTCTCCGGGATAGACGGCAAAGGAAACCCCTTCCACCGCTTTTACCGTGCGGTAGTTCCGGAAGAAGAAGTGGCGCAGGGTGGCGAGGAGGCTTTCCCCCTTGAGGGCCACCTGGTAGTGCTTGGTGAGGTCCTGGGCCAAGACGGCGGGGGCCTCGCGCACCTTTCCAGTCTACCCGTGGTGTAATGGCCCCTGTGCGCTACCTCCGGGTCTTCCTCCTCTTCCTGCGCTTAAGCCTGGCGGCGGAGATGGAGTACCGCCTCAACTTCCTCCTGGGCCTCCTCTCCTCGGGTCTCACCCTTTTGGGCGCCCTCTTCGGCCTTCTCCTCCTCTACCAGGGGGGGTACCGGCCCGGGGGGTGGGCCTTCGAGGAGGCCCTTTTGGTCCTGGCGGCCTTCACCCTTTTGCAGGGCTTAGGGAGCACCCTTTTTGCCCCCAACCTCAACAAGATCGTGGAGCACGTGCAGCAGGGCACCCTGGACTTCGTGCTCCTGAAGCCCCTGGACCCCCAGTTCTGGCTCTCCCTGCGCTCCTTCTCCCCCTGGGGCCTGGGGGACTACCTCCTGGGGTTCGGGCTCCTCCTCTACGCGGGGGGGCGGCTGGGCCTAGGCCCCGGGGACTACCTCCTCTTCGCCCTCTACTGGGCCCTGGGGGCGGCCATGCTCTACAGCCTCTGGTTCCTCCTGGCCACCACCAGCATCTGGTTCGTGAAGATCTACAACGTCACCGAGGTCCTCAGGGGGCTTCTGGAGGCGGGGCGCTTTCCCGTGGGGGCCTACCCCGCCCTCTACCGGGTCTTCTTCACCTTCGTGGTGCCCGTGGCCTTCCTCACCACCGTGCCCGCGGAGGCGGCCTTGGGCCGGGGGGAGGGGGTCCTCTGGGCCCTGGCCCTGGCGGCCTCCCTCCTCCTCCTCGCCCGGGGGTTTTTCCGCTTCGCCCTCCGCAGCTACACCTCCGCCAGCAGCTAAAATCCTACCCATGGCGTCCGCGCTTTTGGCCCTCGTGTTGGCGTACCTCTTCGGGTCCGTGCCCTCCGGGGTGCTGGTGGCCCGGGCCTATGGGGTGGACCTCCGCCGGGTGGGCTCGGGGAACATCGGGGCCACCAACGCCCTGAGGGCCCTGGGGCCGGGCCCTGCCCTGGCGGTGGCCCTCTTCGACGCCTTCAAGGGCGGCATCGCCGTCCTCCTAGCCCGGGCGGCCGGGGTGGAGGGGGCCCTCCTGGGCGGCGTGGCCCTGGCGGCGGTCCTGGGGCACAACCACTCCCTCTTCCTCCGCTTCCGGGGGGGGAAGGGGGTGGCCACCAGTTTCGGCACCCTCCTCTTCCTGGACCCCGCCCTGGCCCTGTGGACCTTTCCCATCGGGGTTTCCGTGACCCTCCTCACCCGGTACGTGTCCGCGGGGAGCCTGGCCGGGGGGGTGGCGGCCGTGGTCCTGGCCCTGGCCCTGGGGCGGCCCCCCTGGCTCCTCCTCACCGTGGCCCTCATGGCCCTCCTCGTCTTCTGGACGCACCGGGACAACCTGAGGCGGCTTCAGGCGGGCACGGAGAGGCGGCTGGGCGAGAGGGCCGAGATTCGCTAGACTCGAGGTGTGGAGCCGAAGGAAATCCTCGCCCTATTGCGGGCTCAGGCGGCTACCCCTCGCGCTTTGGGGGTTCGGGAACTGGGATAGCGTGGTCCGCAAGGTTCCCGAGTTGAGCGCTTTTTTGCGAGGCCTTTTGGAGGGGGAGGGCCGTGCTTGACCTTCTGGTCCTCGCCCCCCACCCCGACGACGGGGAGCTGGGGTGCGGGGGCACCCTGGCCCGGGCCAAGGCGGAAGGGCTTTCCACCGGCATCCTGGACCTCACCCGGGGGGAGATGGGCTCCAAGGGCACCCCGGAGGAAAGGGCGAGGGAGGTGGCCGAGGCCAGCCGCATCCTGGGGCTGGACTACAGGGGCAACCTGGGCCTGCCGGACGGGGGGCTTGCCGACGTGGCGGAGCAGCGGCTTTCCCTGGCGGCGGCCCTGAGGGGGCTTCGTCCCCGGGTCGTGCTGGCCCCCCTCGAGGCCGACCGCCACCCCGACCACACCGCAGCGAGCCGCCTGGCGGTGGCGGCGGTGCACCTGGCGGGCCTCGGTAAGGCCCCCCTGGAGGGGGAGCCCCACCGGGTGGAAAGGCTCTTCTTCTACCCGGGAAACCACCCCTTCACCCCCAGCTTCCTGGTGAAGATCTCCGCCTTCATCGACCGGTGGGAGGCCGCGGTCCGGGCCTACAAAAGCCAGTTTTCCGGGGAGGGGGTAAGCGAGACGGTGGGGCCCAAGGGGGTGGAGGCCCGGCGGGCCCTCCGGCGCCACTGGGGGAACTACCTGGGGGTGGACTACGCGGAGCCCTTCGTGAGCCCGCTGCCTGTGCTGTGCGTGCCCTGGAGCCGGGCGTAGGGCCTTGCATAACTTTGCAGGCTTGGGGTATCCTGGAGGCCTCATGGCGGGAGACGCCCTCACCCGGCCCAAGGACCTTCTGGACTTCTCGGCCTACGGCCCCAAGGAGGTGGAAAGCCTCCTGCTCCTGGCGGAGGGCCTCAAGCGGGAGCGCTACCGGGGGGAGGACCTGAAGGGCAGGGTCCTGGCCCTGCTCTTCGAAAAGCCCTCCTTGCGCACCCGCACCACCCTGGAGGTGGCCATGCTCCACCTGGGGGGGCACGCCCTCTACCTGGACCAGAAGCAGGTGGGGATCGGGGAACGGGAGCCGGTGCGGGACGTGGCCAAAAACCTGGAGCGCTTCGTGGAAGGGATCGCCGCCCGGGTCTACCGCCACGAGACGGTGGAGGCCCTAGCCCGCCACGCGCGGATTCCCGTGGTGAACGCCCTCTCCGACCGGGCCCATCCCCTGCAGGCCCTGGCGGACCTTCTCACCCTGAAGGAGGCCTTCGGCGGGCTTTCGGGCCTGGAGGTGGCCTGGGTAGGGGACGGGAACAACGTCCTCCACTCCCTCCTGGAGGTGGCCCCCCTGGTGGGCCTCAGGGTGCGGGTGGCCACCCCCAGGGGCTACGAGCCCGACCCCTCTTTGCTGCGCAGGGCGGGGGCCCTCCTCACCCACGATCCCAAGGAGGCCGCCTTTGGGGCCCACGCCCTCTACACCGATGTCTGGACCAGCATGGGCCAGGAGGAGGAGCGGGAGCGGCGCCTCCGGGACTTCCAGGGCTTCCAGGTGAACGGGGAGCTCCTGGCCCTCCTCCACCCCCAAGGCCTCTTCCTCCACTGCCTCCCGGCCCACTACGGGGAGGAGACCACGGAGGAGGCGGTCCACGGCCCCAGGAGCCGGGTCTTCGACCAGGCGGAAAACCGCCTGCACACCGCCAAGGCGGTCCTCCTCGCCCTGCTAGGCTAAGGGTATGGTGCGGATCCCATCCCTCTTCCCGAGGGCGCTATGGGCGCCTCGCCGCCCCCAAGGCCCCCGGTGGAGGCCTCGAGGGGGCGGGGCCCGGAGGGCGTCGTGGTAAGGGTGGGCCTCCTGGGGGCCTCGGGCTACGGGGGAGGGGAGCTCCTCCGGCTTCTGAAGGCCCACCCCGGGGTGGAACTCGTGGGCTTCTCCAGCCGCAAGCACCAGGGGAAGCCCCTCGCTGCCGCCTGGCCCCAGCTTTGGGACGAACGGCCCTTCGCCTCCCAGGAAGAGGTCCTGGAGCGCTCTGAGGTGGTCTTCCTCGCCCTTCCCAATGGCCTGGCCATGGAAATCGCCCCCAGGGCGCTGGCGATGGGCAAGCGGGTCATCGACCTCTCCGGGGACTTCCGCCTGCCCCCCGGGGTCTACGAGGCCTGGTACGGCATCCCCCACCAAAGCCCCACCCTTTATCGGGAGGCGATCTACGGCTTGCCCGAGCTCCACCGGGAGGAGATAAGGGAGGCGCGGCTCGTGGCCAACCCCGGCTGTTACGTGACCGCCGCCACCCTGGCCCTGGCCCCCCTGGCGGCGGCGGGGGCCTTGAAGGGCGCCTTCGTGGTGGGCTTAAGCGGGGTTTCCGGGGCCGGGCGGGAGGGGGAGGGCACCTTCTACGCCGAGGTGAACGAGAACCTCAAGCCCTACAGGGTGGGGGGCACCCACCGCCACATCCCGGAGATGGAGCGAAACCTAGGCCGCCTCCTGGCCCAGGGCCGCCCGGTGCGGACCCACGGGGAGGCCGGGGAGGTCCGCCTCGCCTTCACCCCCCACCTGGTGCCCATGACCCGGGGCATCCTGGTGACCGCCGAGGCGGAGGTGGAGGGGGATTGGCGCCAGGAGGTTTTGGACGAGCTCTACGGGGACTTCTATGCCCGGGAGCCCTTTGTGCGGGTGTTGCGGGAGGCTTTGCCGGAGACCAAGGGCACCTACGGCTCCAACCGGGTGGACCTCAAGCCCCTCTACGAGGCGCGCACGGGCCGGGTCCTGGTCTTCGCCGCCCTGGACAACCTGGTGAAGGGCATGGCGGGGCAGGCGGTGCAAAACCTTAACCTCATGATGGGTTTCCCCGAAGAGACGGCGCTGCCCAAGGAGGGTCTATGGCCGTGAAGCTCCCCAGAGGTTTCCGTGCGGGGGCCACCCGGGCGGGCATCAAGCCTTCCGGCAAGCCGGATCTGGCCCTTTTGGTTTCCGGCCTGCCCGCGGCTTGGGCCTATGCCGCCACGCGGAACCGGGCCGCGGCCCCCTCGGTCCAGCGGGGGCGGGAGCTTTACGCCTCGGGAAGGGCCCTGAGGGCGGTGGTGGTGAACGCGGGAAACGCCAACTGCGCCACGGGGGAGCGGGGGTTTTCCGACGACCGGAGGATGGCGGAGGCCGCCGCCCGACGGCTTGGGGTGGTTCCCGAGGAGGTCCTCACCGCCTCCACCGGGGTGATCGGGGTCCCCCTGCCGGTGGAGAGGGTGGAGGGGGGCCTCCCCCAGATCCCCCTCACCCCGGAGGCCGACGCCTTCGCCGAGGCCATCCTCACCACGGACCTGGTGCCCAAGGTGGCCGAGGCCGAGGTGGCGGGGGCTCGCATCGTGGGCGTGGCCAAGGGCAGCGGCATGATCCACCCCAACATGGCCACCCTGCTGGCCTTCCTGGTGACGGACGCCCGCGTGCCCCAGGAGGCCCTCAGGGAGGCCTGGCGGGGGGTTGTGGACCGCACCTTCAACCAGGTGACCGTGGACGGGGACACCTCCACCAACGACCTGGCCCTCCTCATGGCCAACGGCGCCTACGGCGAGGTGCCCTTAGGAACCCTCCTGGAGGCGGTGGAGGGGGTGGCGAGGGAGCTCGCCCGCAAGATCGCCCGGGACGGGGAGGGGGCCACCAAGCTCATGGCCGTGCGGGTGGTGGGGGCGGCCACGGAGGAGGAGGCCCGGCGGGCGGCCAGGGCCATAGCGGGAAGCGCCCTCTGGAAGAGCGCCCTTTACGGCAACGACCCCAACTGGGGCAGGATTCTAGCCGCCCTGGGGAACTCCGGGGCCCGGTTTGACCCCCTCAGGGTGCGCATCGCCCTGCAGGGAATCCCCCTCTATGCGGGGGAGGCCCTGCCCTTCGACCGCCGGGCGGCGGGGGAGGCCATGCGGGCGGAGGAGGTGGAGGTCCTCGTGGACCTGGGGGAAGGGAAGGGGGAGGGGGTGGCCTGGGGGTGCGACCTCACGGAGGGGTACGTGCGCATCAACGCCCTGTACACCACTTGACGGAAAGAACGGTTTTGATAAGATGAAATAGGCCCGGTGTAGTAGGGCATGGGCGCTCCCTA from the Thermus thermamylovorans genome contains:
- the ilvN gene encoding acetolactate synthase small subunit, which gives rise to MRHIISVLVQDHPRVLNRITGLFARRGFNLESLAVGTTHVPGLSRISLVVSGDDRTLEQVEKQLNRLIEVLKVTDHAEPHVERELCLVKVHVAGVEERLAVKDIQEAFRARVVDVAQRSLILELTGDSGKIDSFLEALRPYGILEVMRTGAVAMSRGERTLKVREKREAV
- the ilvC gene encoding ketol-acid reductoisomerase translates to MKIYYEHDADLGFIQGKKVAVLGFGSQGHAHALNLRDSGVDVRVGLRPGSRSAARAEAAGLRALPTPEAVREADVVMVLLPDETQGKVYREEIEPNLKEGAALAFAHGFNVHFGQIRPRRDLDVWMVAPKGPGHLVRSEYQRGSGVPALVAVHQDASGSAFPTALAYAKAIGAARAGVIPTTFKDETETDLFGEQAVLCGGLTRLIQAGFETLVEAGYPPEMAYFETVHEVKLIVDLIYEAGLRGMRYSISNTAEYGDYTRGDLAVPLEETKRRMREILRQVQTGEFAREWMLENQAGQPVLEAGRKRWGAHPIEEVGARLRAMMPFLRARVLEEVG
- a CDS encoding 2-isopropylmalate synthase, which produces MEERHIRIFDTTLRDGEQSPGVALSLDQKLEIAHALARLGVDILEAGFPVSGPLEFEAVRRIAEEVRGPVIAALARTHTLDIDQAARALEKAEKPRIHVFTSASRIHLEHMLRKTEEEVLEMADRMVRYARRYVDDVEFSAQDVMRADWDFVKRLYEVAIEAGATTVNIPDTTGYGTPGEYGALIRRIRDEVVRGREVVISTHTHDDLGLATANALAGIENGAGQVECTVNGIGERAGNTSLEEVVMALYVRRDWYRAYTRINTREIYRVSRLVERYTGMPVPPNKAIVGDNAFAHESGIHQDGVLKHRSTYEIMDAELIGRRPAVIVLGKHSGRAAFKKALEDLGYGDLGEEDLKLLFARFKEIAEKKGPLSAEELQALVESEREPASHFFALEHVQFFSGSGLLPTATVKVKTPEGVKVATHTGDGPVDAVYKAIQEAIALRPELELYRVEAVTGSTEALGQVTVRLRLGELQAVGVGVSPDIIEASARAFLDAAGKLASGRATRHPPSLAEVQAGGAGS
- the cimA gene encoding citramalate synthase, with translation MVEILDTTLRDGTQGEGISLSVDDKVAIARRLAAFGIPLIEGGWPGSNPKDAEFFRRMKGVDLGEARLAAFGATRRKGLLPEEDPSVLALLEADTPVVVLFGKSWTLHVLEALETTLEENLRMVRDTVAFFAKRGKRVVYDAEHFFDGYKEDPGYALATLEAAREGGADTLVLCDTNGGTLPEEVYAITKAVVERFPGVRVGIHPHNDAELAVANALAAVRAGATHAQGTVNGYGERCGNLNLTSFLPALVFKYKIPALPPERLRELKELSHFVDERANQTPNRRAPYVGEAAFAHKAGVHVSAVLKNPRTYEHIPPEWVGNSRRFLVSDVAGRSNLLAKLQELGVDLSREEAQRLLDEVKALEYEGYAFEGAEASFYLLAHRLRGGRLPFSVEGFSVFVHGSGLAAAWAEATVRVRVGESLQHTAAESPSGPVSALDKAFRQAVLQFYPELADVELTDYKVRILAGQEAGTGSGVRVMVEMRRGGERFGTVGASENILEASLKALTEGYAYALLYPVGEATPRGG
- a CDS encoding Uma2 family endonuclease; the protein is MATRYRFRVEEFERAFRDVPRVELLRGEVYQMSPIGPKHAFAVAQLDERLQEALRGKAVIMVQNPLRLCEDSEPEPDLLVLKPPLSRYRDRHPTPEDVLLLIEVADTSLGFDREVKLPLYAEAGIPEVWLVNLKEDLLEVYREPREGRYRAIRLLSPTEAASPLHFPEVSLPWA
- a CDS encoding ABC transporter permease; the protein is MRKARTLLSVYLAYMLEYRAELFLWALAGALPLILLGVWTEAARGGDFPLSPGEFARYFLMVFLVRQATVVWVVWEFERDVVEGRLSFHLLRPLDPFFVHLAAHAAERLARLPFVVLLTLFFFWLFPEARFTPEPLPFLLGLLFTLLAFLLRFLMQYAVALLAFWSERASALEEVFFLLLLFLSGTIAPLEVFPEPLRHLALLTPFPYLVYLPAALLAGQEVALFPGVWVMLLWGVAFFLLGRLLWRMGLKHYSGQGA
- a CDS encoding ABC transporter ATP-binding protein, which encodes MREAPAVLAQDLTKHYQVALKGESLLATLRHFFFRNYRTVKAVEGVSFAVYPGEVVGFLGPNGAGKTTTLKMLTGLIHPTRGQALVAGHVPWRREKAFLKKITLVMGNKQQLIWDLPAVDTFRLNAAIYEIPEAEFRRRVLELAEMLALTEKLHQPVRKLSLGERMKAELLAALLHRPQVLFLDEPTLGLDVNAQVAVREFVREYNRRFGATVLLTSHYMADIAALCERVLVIHQGRLLYDGALEGLLERFAPYREVGLTLKAPLPREALAPFGEVRELEGREARLLVPRERLTERVGEILNRLPVEDLEVREPPLEEVIARVFQNPVPAEGA
- a CDS encoding ABC transporter permease, with amino-acid sequence MAPVRYLRVFLLFLRLSLAAEMEYRLNFLLGLLSSGLTLLGALFGLLLLYQGGYRPGGWAFEEALLVLAAFTLLQGLGSTLFAPNLNKIVEHVQQGTLDFVLLKPLDPQFWLSLRSFSPWGLGDYLLGFGLLLYAGGRLGLGPGDYLLFALYWALGAAMLYSLWFLLATTSIWFVKIYNVTEVLRGLLEAGRFPVGAYPALYRVFFTFVVPVAFLTTVPAEAALGRGEGVLWALALAASLLLLARGFFRFALRSYTSASS
- the plsY gene encoding glycerol-3-phosphate 1-O-acyltransferase PlsY — protein: MASALLALVLAYLFGSVPSGVLVARAYGVDLRRVGSGNIGATNALRALGPGPALAVALFDAFKGGIAVLLARAAGVEGALLGGVALAAVLGHNHSLFLRFRGGKGVATSFGTLLFLDPALALWTFPIGVSVTLLTRYVSAGSLAGGVAAVVLALALGRPPWLLLTVALMALLVFWTHRDNLRRLQAGTERRLGERAEIR
- the bshB1 gene encoding bacillithiol biosynthesis deacetylase BshB1 encodes the protein MLDLLVLAPHPDDGELGCGGTLARAKAEGLSTGILDLTRGEMGSKGTPEERAREVAEASRILGLDYRGNLGLPDGGLADVAEQRLSLAAALRGLRPRVVLAPLEADRHPDHTAASRLAVAAVHLAGLGKAPLEGEPHRVERLFFYPGNHPFTPSFLVKISAFIDRWEAAVRAYKSQFSGEGVSETVGPKGVEARRALRRHWGNYLGVDYAEPFVSPLPVLCVPWSRA